The Candidatus Woesearchaeota archaeon genome includes the window AATAGCTCCAAAAAAAGTTGCTGAATTCAGCTTTGACAAGAATGATGCAACAACATTTCATTATCCGATAGCAATAGGCAATACAATAGCGGAGAAGAAAAGCGACGGATTTTGCGTTTTACTCAGCATAGACCGCAAATGCAATGAAAAAATAAAGATGTTTTCAAGCAGCCTGAATGAATGGAATCCTGAATGTTTTCCTGAACTAACAAAAGGCATGCTGAAGCTCCCTTCTGGCTATTATCACGGAGAGCTTCTTGGGCTTCCAACTCATGAAAACTTCACTTCTTTGGATGAATTCACTGCAGTTGAAAACAGGCCAAAGACAAGCGCAAAAAATTTAACAAAAGAGCTTATTGAAAAATATCCCCTAAAGCTTGATATCTTTGATGCACTCATAATTGAAAACAGGCCATTGCTTTCAAGGCAGCTTAAGGTCAGGAGAGCCATATTAGAGGAAGTTGTCGATAGAACAAAAAACCTGAGCCTGATACAGCAATGGGATATGACCAATAAAGAAGGCTTGCAGCAGCTTTTCCTGCAGGCAATAAGCAATAATTATGAAGGCCTTGTTGCCAAAGATCCATTGTCTTTTTATGTTCCCGGCAGCAGGGACAGTGACTGGATAAAATTAAAGGAATTTTTAACGCTGGATCTTGTTGTCCTTGGCTTTTATGAAACTCCTGAGAGCAGAAAAGCAGGAAAGCCTTTCTCAGCAATATTAGTTGGAAGCTATAACGGGGAAACTGGCAAATATGAAACGCTGGCGAAAGTAAAAGTAAGCGCAAAAAAGGATCAAGAAGATATCTGCAAAAAAGCGAGAAATATTGTGAATGTCAACGGAGATTATGAAAAAACTGTAAACGCACATGGCGGCATAGCATTTAACCCTTCGATGTCAAAGATAAAAAGAAAAATACCTGAAAGAATAGTGGGAATGCAAGATCCGGTAATAGTTGAGGTGCAAGTGCAGGATATAACATACAGCGACAACTGGCATAGCTGCGGCCTCGGTTATGACAATGAAAGGGCGCATTCGTTAAGAATTCCGACATTCAAGCAGATCAGAAAAGACAAAACAAGGATAGAGGACATAACTACAACGCAACAAATACATGAGTATGTTTCCTGATCTTATTTCTTGATTCAAGAGAAACCCGACACCCCTCATCACAGATGAGGGGATTGCTCGCTCACTCCGTTCGCTCGGTCGGGTTTCTAAGAATGCAAATATTCGTAATGGGTTGTTTCGCTTACAAACCACCAGTCAAAGACTGGATGGAATATTTGCATTTAAGAAATTAAATTTATGCCTTCTCTTCTTCTTCAGGATTATAGCTCGGAACAGCTGCTTTGCTGATGATCATGACATCACCGATGGATTTAACCAATTGATGCGGAACTATAACTCCTTTTGCGCTGCCCAGCACTTTGTTTAGGAAGGAATTCTTTGTTGCCCTTACGCGCCATCCAAACACCTTTGTCTGCGTGAGAATGCTCTCTTCAACATCGCCGAAATACTCGCCATTGTCAGTAAATACCTTCATGTCATATGTTTCAGAAATCCTTTTCATTTTTAACATAAAATCTACCTCCTCAGTTTTAATTAAAATTATAGTTTCCCTAAAATTACTCAACTATTTAAACTTTTCTACTCTGCAAGAGAAACTTTATAAGAAAGAAGGGATTTCCATAAGAAATGATCCATAAGAACCTTATTGTAATAGGGACTTCACATATAGCAAAAGAATCGCTTAAAGAGGTAGAAGACACTATAAAAAAAGAAAAGCCGGATATTGTTGCATTGGAGCTCGACAGGAAGCGCTTTTTTGCCCTTCTGCAGAAAGAGAAAAGAGGTGTAAGAATAAGCGACATCGGAAGGATTGGATTTAAAGGCTACCTGTTTGCCTTGCTTGGGGCGTGGGCTGAAAAGAAGCTTGGATCCATTGTCGGAGTTCAGCCCGGGTCTGAGATGGTTGCTGCTATAAAGCTGGCAAAAAAGAACAATATAAGGGTTGCTTTGATTGACCAGGATATTGAAGTTACATTGAAAAAATTCTCAAAAAGCCTGACTTGGAAGGAGAAGTTGAATTTTGTAAAGGATATTTTCAAAGGATTTCTTATGAGGAGGAAACTGGAATTTGACCTGAATAAAGTTCCTTCCAAAGAGATCATTAGGAAACTGACAGATGAAGTAAAAAAGAATTATCCCAATGTTTACAGGGTGCTTGTTATAGAAAGGAATGAAGTGATGGCAGCCAATCTTAAGAAAATAATGCTTGAAAACCCTAAAGCCAAGATTGCTGCGATTGTCGGAGCAGGGCATGAAGAGGAAATAATTGGGATGATAAAGGCTTAAAATCCAAAATTTTATATACTATTTCTCAAAGTGATATGGTGAAATGAGCGAA containing:
- a CDS encoding PRC-barrel domain-containing protein → MLKMKRISETYDMKVFTDNGEYFGDVEESILTQTKVFGWRVRATKNSFLNKVLGSAKGVIVPHQLVKSIGDVMIISKAAVPSYNPEEEEKA
- a CDS encoding TraB/GumN family protein; the protein is MIHKNLIVIGTSHIAKESLKEVEDTIKKEKPDIVALELDRKRFFALLQKEKRGVRISDIGRIGFKGYLFALLGAWAEKKLGSIVGVQPGSEMVAAIKLAKKNNIRVALIDQDIEVTLKKFSKSLTWKEKLNFVKDIFKGFLMRRKLEFDLNKVPSKEIIRKLTDEVKKNYPNVYRVLVIERNEVMAANLKKIMLENPKAKIAAIVGAGHEEEIIGMIKA